The following coding sequences lie in one Fimbriimonadaceae bacterium genomic window:
- the msrB gene encoding peptide-methionine (R)-S-oxide reductase MsrB: MKKIFLFCIPILAIGGLLVAYGAMNPQEKSGSQNQKETERKARPKPNKDGKVVLTNDEWKKILTPEEYHVLREQGTERAFAGKYDEFFEAGTYVCNGCDLPLFSSKHKFNSGCGWPAFYQPIDKKAIEEKPDSSYGMRRIEVVCSRCGGHQGHVFEDGPKPTGLRYCINSVSIHFEPEKKGK, encoded by the coding sequence ATGAAGAAGATTTTCCTTTTTTGCATTCCTATTTTAGCGATTGGAGGACTACTTGTGGCTTATGGAGCCATGAACCCCCAAGAGAAAAGCGGCTCGCAGAACCAGAAGGAGACCGAGCGGAAGGCGCGTCCGAAGCCAAACAAGGACGGCAAAGTGGTACTCACGAACGACGAATGGAAGAAGATTCTCACACCTGAGGAGTACCACGTCCTTCGCGAGCAGGGAACTGAGCGCGCTTTTGCAGGTAAGTATGATGAGTTTTTCGAGGCTGGCACGTACGTCTGCAACGGTTGCGATTTACCGCTCTTTAGCTCCAAGCATAAGTTCAATTCAGGGTGCGGCTGGCCGGCATTCTATCAACCCATTGATAAGAAGGCGATCGAAGAGAAGCCAGACTCATCGTATGGGATGAGGAGGATTGAGGTGGTTTGCTCGCGCTGTGGCGGGCATCAGGGCCACGTCTTTGAAGATGGTCCCAAACCAACCGGTTTGCGCTACTGCATCAATTCGGTAAGCATCCACTTTGAGCCCGAAAAGAAGGGAAAGTAG
- a CDS encoding GAF domain-containing protein: protein MATDKAIHIDAYECARKLLELTSSAQSEDALLAEIAHILVRECGVEDVHIFISDKGALVLRASTSAPEFNYRTRLGPDVGLVGQAATTREPIFIPADAASHPKNVRVPGFDNLPFEACGVVPMLSGPDLRGICVLSTGSEWNLTSANQREVCKAVEAATLAHKTFRHLYHLRTARSRIGAVTEVTKTIADSPYIEEILQLLVSMTAKQFNYRVCTVRLLDEDRGELVLRATQSQAKAYQSKRAIRLGESIAGKAIEKNHPIIVLDVQNDPDYIGHDLAVEQGLVSMICLPLVIHDNAVGVISCYTSEMRNFLPDEIAALETIAKHAAMSIENAKLQVRSTLMQEMHHRVKNNLQQVASLLRLQMRHGQYKSLEEALSDSLTRILAISAVHDLLSREDLDHVGMYTLANTLMQHQRESFSIPEKRITFLVRGDEVHLNTIQATQVALILNELIQNAVEHGFKDADEGEIHVTVEQRDEEMCLWVSNSGVPIPEDFDMNKAKNLGLQIVESLVRGLGGKWRLANVLGWTVAEVKFQVRGGE from the coding sequence ATGGCTACCGACAAGGCAATCCATATCGATGCTTATGAATGCGCAAGAAAGCTCCTTGAGCTGACTTCCAGCGCTCAAAGCGAAGACGCTTTGCTTGCGGAGATTGCTCACATACTCGTCCGAGAATGTGGGGTTGAAGACGTGCATATCTTCATCTCCGACAAGGGCGCTTTGGTGCTGAGAGCCAGCACTTCCGCCCCAGAGTTCAACTACCGTACGCGGCTCGGGCCAGATGTTGGGCTCGTTGGCCAAGCTGCAACGACTCGAGAACCAATCTTCATTCCGGCAGACGCGGCAAGCCATCCCAAGAATGTCAGGGTCCCTGGTTTCGATAACCTTCCCTTTGAGGCGTGCGGGGTTGTGCCGATGCTTTCCGGCCCCGATCTTCGCGGGATCTGCGTACTCAGCACAGGGAGCGAATGGAACCTTACATCAGCCAATCAAAGGGAGGTTTGCAAAGCTGTCGAAGCCGCTACCCTTGCCCACAAGACCTTCCGTCACCTTTACCATTTGCGAACTGCCAGGAGCCGTATCGGCGCAGTCACCGAAGTGACGAAGACCATCGCCGACAGCCCCTATATCGAAGAGATTCTTCAATTGCTCGTGAGCATGACGGCAAAGCAGTTCAATTACCGAGTTTGCACTGTCCGGCTGTTGGATGAAGATCGTGGCGAGTTGGTACTTCGGGCAACGCAGTCGCAGGCCAAGGCCTATCAGAGCAAACGAGCCATCCGCCTCGGCGAATCCATCGCCGGCAAGGCAATCGAGAAGAACCACCCAATCATCGTGCTTGACGTTCAGAACGACCCCGACTATATTGGGCACGATCTTGCGGTCGAGCAAGGTCTGGTGTCGATGATCTGTCTTCCCTTGGTCATTCACGACAATGCCGTGGGCGTTATCAGTTGCTATACGTCGGAAATGCGAAACTTTCTTCCCGACGAGATTGCCGCTCTGGAAACCATTGCCAAACATGCAGCCATGAGCATCGAAAACGCGAAGCTGCAAGTGCGCTCCACGCTGATGCAGGAGATGCATCACCGGGTCAAGAACAACCTCCAGCAGGTCGCCTCCCTTCTCCGACTTCAGATGCGGCACGGACAGTATAAGTCGCTTGAAGAGGCGCTCAGCGATAGCCTGACCCGAATCTTAGCGATCTCAGCAGTGCACGATCTTCTGAGTCGAGAGGACCTCGATCACGTGGGGATGTACACACTTGCAAACACGCTCATGCAGCACCAGCGTGAGTCCTTCTCCATTCCGGAAAAGCGTATTACCTTCTTGGTTCGGGGAGATGAAGTTCACCTGAATACCATACAGGCAACTCAGGTCGCCCTGATCCTAAACGAGCTTATTCAAAACGCCGTCGAGCACGGATTCAAGGATGCTGATGAAGGGGAAATCCATGTCACGGTGGAGCAGCGTGACGAGGAGATGTGCCTTTGGGTCTCAAACAGCGGCGTCCCTATCCCCGAAGACTTTGATATGAACAAAGCCAAGAATTTGGGCTTGCAAATCGTCGAGAGCCTCGTGCGTGGTCTGGGTGGCAAATGGCGATTGGCGAACGTCCTTGGCTGGACGGTCGCCGAAGTCAAATTCCAGGTTCGCGGTGGAGAGTAG
- the smpB gene encoding SsrA-binding protein SmpB: MGKSSKNKTSESGPRVLENRKARYDYEFLETLEAGIALAGSEVKSVWKGKVNMTDAYCRIKSGELWLMNLDIEPYEHSSHFQPERRRDRKLLAHRKEIDTLERKTNEKGLSLIPSKIYFKNGRVKIEIALARGKKQYDKRQSIAKKEQTREEQRLRSMKLG; the protein is encoded by the coding sequence ATGGGGAAGTCCTCTAAGAACAAAACATCGGAAAGTGGGCCGCGAGTTCTCGAAAATCGCAAAGCCCGATACGATTACGAGTTCTTGGAGACTCTGGAGGCGGGAATTGCACTCGCAGGCTCCGAAGTGAAAAGCGTTTGGAAAGGCAAAGTCAATATGACGGATGCCTATTGCCGGATCAAATCGGGCGAATTGTGGCTGATGAACCTCGATATTGAGCCCTATGAGCACTCTTCTCATTTTCAGCCAGAACGCCGTCGCGACCGTAAGCTGCTCGCTCATCGCAAAGAGATCGACACTCTTGAGCGAAAAACTAACGAAAAGGGCCTATCGCTCATCCCCTCCAAAATCTACTTCAAGAATGGGCGCGTGAAGATTGAGATCGCCCTCGCACGGGGTAAGAAGCAGTACGACAAGCGCCAATCCATCGCCAAGAAGGAGCAAACACGCGAAGAGCAACGGCTGCGTTCGATGAAGCTCGGCTAA
- a CDS encoding FKBP-type peptidyl-prolyl cis-trans isomerase, with the protein MSRTIYVGLTVALSLFFVGCKDEKANGPLVLEEGELKITDIKVGEGDPIENGDGILVMYTGKLKDGKQFDSNEDKDDKGGFIKLPLGFFVGSKELIEGWDKGVLGMKKGGVRELVIPPNLGYGLAGFPPDVKPNATLYFTVTVVDVVKPGKSKEMSIEDIKVGTGREVKEGDKVEISYLSRLANGFEYENSNDYDDEMIFTIGEDRISTSISVGMVGMKVGGTRKMRMPYGLWSGMNQKVYLAPPQVLYYEVTLKKIF; encoded by the coding sequence ATGTCTCGAACGATTTACGTCGGGCTGACCGTTGCCCTTTCCCTATTCTTCGTCGGCTGTAAAGACGAAAAGGCAAACGGTCCCCTTGTGTTGGAAGAGGGTGAACTCAAAATTACCGACATCAAAGTCGGCGAAGGCGACCCCATCGAGAATGGGGACGGCATCCTTGTCATGTATACGGGCAAACTCAAGGATGGCAAGCAGTTTGATAGCAACGAAGACAAAGACGACAAGGGTGGGTTCATCAAGCTTCCACTCGGCTTCTTTGTTGGCTCAAAGGAGTTGATCGAAGGGTGGGATAAGGGCGTCCTTGGCATGAAAAAGGGCGGCGTGCGTGAGCTTGTCATTCCTCCGAACCTTGGCTACGGATTGGCGGGTTTCCCCCCCGACGTCAAACCGAATGCGACCCTCTATTTCACTGTTACAGTCGTCGACGTTGTCAAGCCTGGCAAATCAAAAGAGATGTCGATAGAAGATATCAAGGTCGGGACAGGTCGGGAAGTGAAGGAAGGCGATAAGGTCGAAATTAGCTACTTGAGTCGCTTGGCAAACGGATTTGAGTATGAAAACTCAAACGACTACGACGACGAAATGATCTTCACCATTGGCGAAGATCGAATCAGCACATCGATCAGCGTTGGCATGGTCGGGATGAAGGTGGGCGGAACACGTAAGATGCGCATGCCGTATGGACTGTGGTCGGGTATGAATCAGAAGGTGTATCTTGCACCACCGCAAGTTCTTTACTATGAGGTCACCCTCAAGAAAATCTTCTAA
- the msrB gene encoding peptide-methionine (R)-S-oxide reductase MsrB: MKEITNVREVQKTDEEWRAELTLEQYRVLREKGTERPFIGEYTNSKEEGMYVCAGCGEDLFSSDTKFDSGCGWPSFFDTIDRAKIDYVEDTSHGMYRIEVVCKKCGGHLGHLFEDGPKPTGQRYCINSVSLKFKKPDPNP, from the coding sequence ATGAAAGAGATCACCAACGTTCGTGAAGTGCAAAAGACCGATGAAGAGTGGAGAGCCGAGCTCACACTCGAGCAATATCGGGTTCTACGCGAGAAGGGCACCGAACGCCCCTTTATTGGCGAATACACAAATTCTAAGGAAGAGGGGATGTACGTCTGTGCCGGATGTGGCGAAGACCTCTTCTCGTCGGATACAAAGTTTGACTCGGGCTGTGGGTGGCCCAGCTTCTTTGATACGATTGACCGGGCCAAGATCGACTATGTTGAGGACACCAGTCACGGGATGTACCGGATTGAAGTCGTTTGCAAAAAGTGCGGCGGTCATCTTGGACATCTGTTTGAAGACGGACCCAAGCCAACAGGGCAGCGCTACTGCATCAACTCCGTGAGCCTGAAGTTCAAGAAGCCGGACCCGAATCCATGA
- a CDS encoding uracil-DNA glycosylase: MTACRACPRLVDWREKVAREKRASFQNWKYWGKPVPNFGDPAADLLIVGLAPAAHGANRTGRMFTGDRSGDWLYRALHKAGLASQAEADSINDGLELKGVLITAAVHCAPPDNKPTPDEFQACAPFLRESLDMKQWRGILCLGSIAWQAVHKHFETKPLPRFSHGAVFQADGGPKIVGSYHPSQQNTFTGRLTEEMLDAAIAAWKASCKS, from the coding sequence ATTACCGCCTGTAGAGCTTGCCCGAGGCTTGTGGACTGGCGTGAGAAAGTCGCCCGCGAGAAACGGGCATCGTTTCAAAACTGGAAATATTGGGGCAAGCCAGTACCGAACTTTGGCGACCCAGCAGCCGACCTCCTTATCGTCGGCCTTGCTCCAGCTGCCCACGGCGCAAACCGGACTGGACGCATGTTTACTGGAGACCGCAGTGGAGATTGGCTCTACCGTGCTTTGCACAAGGCCGGGCTGGCAAGTCAGGCCGAAGCCGACAGCATTAACGATGGGCTCGAACTTAAGGGAGTCCTAATAACTGCGGCCGTTCACTGCGCCCCACCGGACAACAAACCGACGCCCGATGAATTCCAGGCTTGCGCACCCTTCCTGCGTGAATCGCTGGATATGAAACAGTGGCGGGGGATTCTCTGCTTGGGCTCGATCGCTTGGCAGGCAGTGCATAAGCACTTTGAAACCAAGCCACTTCCCCGATTCTCGCATGGAGCAGTTTTTCAGGCTGATGGTGGGCCAAAGATCGTTGGAAGCTACCACCCAAGCCAGCAGAATACGTTCACCGGAAGGCTAACGGAAGAGATGCTGGATGCAGCAATTGCAGCTTGGAAGGCATCGTGCAAGAGTTGA
- a CDS encoding response regulator, with translation MPPLKILVCDDERHIVRLIQVNLERQGYQVVTAFDGKEGLEKIKSEKPNCVVLDVMMPYMDGFEVLKSLRRDPETENLPVIMLTAKAQDKDVFEGYHYGADMYLTKPFNPMELVTFVKRITAPSDDGGPKRFDI, from the coding sequence ATGCCGCCGCTGAAGATCTTAGTTTGCGATGACGAGAGACACATAGTTAGACTCATTCAGGTCAACCTGGAGAGACAGGGCTACCAAGTAGTCACTGCCTTTGATGGGAAAGAAGGACTTGAAAAAATCAAATCGGAAAAGCCCAATTGCGTCGTACTGGACGTAATGATGCCGTACATGGACGGTTTCGAGGTCCTAAAAAGCCTGCGGCGCGACCCAGAAACCGAGAATCTTCCGGTCATCATGCTGACCGCGAAGGCTCAGGATAAGGACGTTTTCGAGGGATACCATTACGGGGCGGATATGTATCTCACAAAACCGTTCAACCCGATGGAGCTCGTGACGTTTGTGAAGCGCATCACAGCCCCAAGCGACGACGGCGGACCGAAGCGATTTGATATCTAA
- a CDS encoding DUF2807 domain-containing protein produces the protein MQFSKLLLAVAFGGSVIALNGCMVERMVGGPQVKGSGNVKSETRKVDAFTKVQSAGPFNVELKIGSPQSVSVSADDNILEIVRTEVKDGTLIIDSSRNFSSTGDIKVTIVVPSLEDFSASGSGDSTLTGLEGKTLGLTVTGSGSVRASGKCDFLVAEVTGSGSIQAGDLTADEASARVTGSGEIHTRPITSLKASITGSGDIVYASQEKLSVTKNVTGSGDVRAK, from the coding sequence ATGCAATTTTCAAAGCTACTTCTTGCTGTCGCATTCGGTGGTTCGGTAATCGCCCTCAACGGATGTATGGTCGAAAGGATGGTTGGCGGGCCACAGGTGAAGGGTTCCGGCAATGTCAAATCCGAAACACGCAAAGTGGATGCGTTTACCAAAGTCCAATCGGCTGGCCCATTCAACGTTGAGTTGAAGATCGGTTCGCCTCAGTCTGTTTCGGTGAGTGCAGACGACAACATCCTTGAAATAGTCAGGACAGAGGTTAAAGATGGGACACTCATTATTGATTCCTCGCGCAACTTTAGTTCGACTGGCGATATCAAGGTGACCATCGTTGTCCCATCACTCGAAGATTTTTCTGCTTCCGGATCGGGTGATTCGACTTTGACCGGCCTTGAAGGAAAGACTCTCGGGCTTACCGTTACAGGTTCTGGCTCCGTGCGTGCCTCAGGTAAATGCGACTTCCTAGTTGCTGAGGTGACCGGGAGCGGCAGTATCCAAGCTGGCGACCTTACGGCTGATGAAGCCAGCGCCAGAGTGACAGGCTCTGGAGAAATCCATACTCGACCGATAACAAGCTTAAAGGCGTCCATTACGGGCAGCGGCGACATCGTATACGCCAGCCAGGAGAAGTTATCGGTAACCAAAAACGTCACGGGATCGGGCGACGTCCGAGCCAAGTAG
- a CDS encoding PilZ domain-containing protein, producing the protein MSSPKGDLERVSLVWYEGGEPQVAIAQVQSKTPFAVTCPDDRLAELQPGCHLLVITQSENMLRFDGQLSYVRRYGTKWYLEFESADWHVSDQRRYPRFERELQFDLRAAVDNTEGVEFIEAKGFTVNISVGGALLKTDATYDAGQLLRCHFDLGQFGACHVLAIVAHRDPAKGYGLEFVDFVGSGRYNLAQYLSKAA; encoded by the coding sequence ATGAGCAGTCCTAAAGGTGATTTGGAGCGCGTGTCGCTCGTATGGTACGAAGGTGGCGAACCCCAAGTTGCAATCGCACAGGTTCAGTCAAAAACGCCGTTTGCGGTGACGTGCCCCGACGACCGGCTTGCCGAGTTGCAGCCGGGATGCCATCTGTTGGTCATTACGCAGTCGGAGAATATGCTGCGTTTCGATGGTCAACTTTCCTACGTCCGACGATATGGGACGAAGTGGTATTTGGAGTTTGAGTCGGCAGATTGGCATGTGAGCGATCAGCGACGATACCCCCGATTCGAGCGCGAGCTACAGTTTGACCTTCGCGCAGCCGTCGACAACACTGAAGGCGTTGAGTTCATCGAAGCCAAAGGCTTTACCGTCAACATCAGCGTTGGTGGAGCTTTGCTCAAAACGGACGCGACTTATGATGCCGGTCAATTGCTGCGTTGTCACTTCGATCTTGGACAGTTCGGTGCATGCCACGTCCTTGCAATCGTCGCACATCGTGACCCGGCAAAAGGCTATGGACTTGAGTTTGTCGACTTTGTCGGCAGCGGTCGATATAATCTTGCCCAATACTTGAGCAAGGCGGCATAG
- a CDS encoding zinc ribbon domain-containing protein has protein sequence MPIYEYEPVDRECLMCDGRIEVIQAIDEEPIEYCPFCGLDVRKVISKASIVTASKTDPDKAAKKGFSTFRKLEKGKWEKIAGPEGEATPDAPKDGILRSEDIEDV, from the coding sequence ATGCCCATCTACGAGTACGAACCCGTTGACCGAGAATGCCTGATGTGCGATGGGCGGATTGAGGTCATCCAAGCGATAGACGAGGAACCCATCGAGTACTGTCCGTTTTGCGGACTAGACGTTCGTAAGGTGATCAGCAAGGCCTCTATCGTAACCGCATCCAAGACCGACCCGGACAAGGCGGCAAAGAAGGGATTTAGCACGTTCAGAAAGCTGGAGAAAGGGAAGTGGGAGAAGATTGCTGGGCCGGAGGGTGAGGCCACTCCCGATGCGCCAAAGGATGGGATTCTGCGATCGGAAGACATTGAAGACGTTTGA
- a CDS encoding glycosyltransferase — MRPGITAAMIVKNEARCLRRCLDSMREWAADIIVVDTGSTDRTLDIAKECGARTFTMEWPGRFDVARNFSFDLVETEWTLWIDADEWFPDGVGEAMEQMVAVDYASAYCLTRHDLMKDGRWGEQWLIRMWRTHPEMRLIGIIHEHFTDDQLVDLYPGMQVGTTKVPIYHDGYAPEYTDAKARRNLPLLQQELSERPEQFYYEVELALTMRQLGNPEYQAEFDKMIDRVLAMQDYDEVPDRKVASVISAYFPLVEENELKSPRLSSLIRCARAWFPKSPTVLFLVAQMEIRRKNLTMALQDLLEIERMKETDTYEKFALVEPRVLSEGLYTNLALVAHQLGRRDIAIRNYERLLAVDPNNEVALQNIRLL; from the coding sequence ATGCGACCAGGCATCACCGCAGCGATGATCGTGAAGAACGAGGCCCGCTGTTTACGACGTTGTCTGGACTCGATGCGAGAGTGGGCTGCCGACATCATTGTCGTCGATACTGGCTCCACCGATCGGACCCTAGACATTGCCAAAGAATGCGGCGCGCGCACGTTTACGATGGAGTGGCCCGGGCGCTTCGACGTTGCCCGAAACTTCTCTTTCGATCTTGTCGAAACGGAGTGGACCCTGTGGATCGACGCAGACGAGTGGTTTCCGGATGGCGTAGGTGAGGCGATGGAGCAGATGGTTGCGGTCGATTATGCCTCCGCCTATTGCTTGACACGCCATGATTTGATGAAGGATGGACGGTGGGGCGAACAATGGCTGATTCGGATGTGGCGTACGCATCCGGAAATGCGTCTAATTGGGATCATCCACGAGCACTTTACAGACGACCAGTTGGTCGATCTCTATCCTGGAATGCAAGTCGGAACGACAAAGGTGCCCATCTATCACGATGGTTACGCCCCGGAATACACCGACGCGAAGGCTCGACGAAACCTACCGCTGCTTCAACAGGAGCTATCAGAGAGGCCAGAGCAGTTTTATTACGAAGTCGAACTTGCGCTGACGATGCGGCAGCTTGGAAACCCTGAATACCAAGCTGAGTTCGATAAGATGATTGATCGCGTCCTTGCTATGCAGGACTACGATGAAGTACCGGACCGAAAGGTCGCTAGCGTTATCAGTGCGTATTTCCCGCTGGTTGAGGAAAATGAACTCAAATCACCTAGGTTGAGCTCGCTCATCCGTTGCGCTCGGGCATGGTTCCCCAAGTCTCCAACGGTTCTCTTTCTAGTGGCGCAAATGGAGATTCGGAGAAAGAACTTAACGATGGCCTTGCAGGACTTGCTTGAGATTGAGCGAATGAAAGAGACCGATACGTACGAGAAGTTTGCGCTCGTGGAACCACGTGTATTGAGCGAGGGACTGTACACGAACTTGGCTTTGGTTGCTCACCAGCTTGGTAGGAGGGATATCGCCATTCGCAACTATGAGCGGCTCTTAGCCGTCGATCCAAACAACGAAGTAGCTCTGCAAAACATCCGGTTGCTGTGA
- a CDS encoding fumarylacetoacetate hydrolase family protein — protein MKLCRFELLENPGTARSGFYYGGKVYETDGQEAIAVHESSIVRFLSPIGTPPSVRLFHYIGAGFSEWAGAMSASADTADLGFAYLNAASVVGPNLIIKHPYPDDIGVVPCLAIVVANPAESVDPDISDGLLLGLMPAMVFYYSSLAESDRMRGLGPARSHDIACVIGPALTTPEELEDCMQETPHGQHYELEFALKVNKEDVAAFTTDKDTWTPADLIAYASRTRPVLQGDILLIALGTAELKQGLASEDEVILVSDRLGALGCVIE, from the coding sequence GTGAAGCTATGTCGGTTCGAACTCCTCGAAAACCCAGGCACTGCACGTTCCGGATTTTACTACGGCGGCAAGGTCTATGAGACGGACGGGCAAGAAGCCATCGCCGTTCACGAATCATCGATCGTTCGTTTTCTTTCTCCTATCGGGACACCCCCGAGCGTACGCTTGTTTCATTACATCGGAGCCGGCTTTAGCGAATGGGCGGGTGCAATGTCGGCAAGCGCGGATACTGCCGACCTTGGATTTGCCTACCTCAACGCCGCCTCTGTCGTGGGGCCAAACCTCATCATCAAGCATCCCTACCCCGACGACATCGGGGTCGTTCCCTGCCTCGCTATCGTCGTGGCAAACCCCGCTGAAAGCGTAGATCCCGACATCTCGGACGGGCTTCTGCTTGGGCTCATGCCCGCGATGGTGTTCTACTACTCCTCACTTGCTGAAAGTGATCGAATGCGTGGGCTCGGTCCAGCCCGTTCACACGACATTGCCTGCGTCATCGGCCCTGCACTAACCACACCTGAGGAATTGGAGGACTGTATGCAAGAGACTCCCCACGGCCAGCATTACGAGCTTGAATTTGCACTCAAGGTGAACAAGGAGGATGTCGCGGCATTCACCACGGATAAGGACACTTGGACACCCGCCGATCTCATTGCCTACGCAAGCCGGACTCGGCCTGTGCTGCAAGGAGATATCCTCTTAATCGCGTTAGGCACAGCCGAACTGAAGCAGGGACTGGCCTCGGAAGACGAAGTGATTCTTGTTTCTGACCGCCTCGGAGCCCTCGGGTGTGTGATTGAATGA
- a CDS encoding insulinase family protein, with translation MSTLQKFTLENGVRVLVEPFSHVQSAAIGLWCRTGSRHERENEAGITHLIEHMLFKGTNTRNSKEIAESIEGRGGVLNAFTDKEMTCYYTRVLSDDIENAVDVLSDMMLNSKLDPDELAKEIGVVQEEIRRSEDEPGDQVHELHLGGRWGEHPLGKPIIGTHESVGGFKSDDLRAYIDRRYRGENIILSIAGNVNPETFKSLAGEKLSGVASGVEDEIMPRPSGSANMNYIEKDVEQVHFCIGTDATSVYDPQLYTMAVLDGILGGGMSSRLFQEIREKRGLAYSIGSYTLNYTAGGAYTVYGGTSKETWPQVQELIHAEFESVKTNGFDADEVERCKRHIKGNIILALEGMSSRMMRNSRNELLHQRDIPLEETMAKIDSVTNDDLVEIARKILSVEKISTTAIGPA, from the coding sequence ATGTCCACTCTCCAAAAATTCACTCTTGAAAACGGCGTTCGCGTTCTTGTCGAGCCCTTCTCCCATGTCCAGTCTGCCGCCATTGGTTTGTGGTGTAGAACCGGCAGCCGTCATGAGCGAGAAAACGAAGCAGGAATTACTCACCTGATCGAACATATGCTCTTCAAGGGAACCAATACGCGCAACTCGAAAGAGATCGCTGAGTCCATCGAGGGCCGCGGAGGTGTGCTCAACGCCTTTACCGATAAGGAGATGACCTGTTACTACACACGCGTTCTTAGCGACGATATCGAGAACGCGGTGGATGTGCTTTCGGACATGATGCTGAACTCAAAACTTGATCCTGACGAGCTTGCTAAGGAGATAGGCGTCGTGCAGGAAGAGATACGGCGGTCAGAGGATGAGCCCGGTGACCAGGTGCATGAACTGCATTTAGGGGGAAGATGGGGCGAGCATCCCCTTGGAAAGCCCATCATCGGTACTCACGAATCTGTTGGTGGATTCAAATCCGATGATCTGCGAGCGTATATCGATCGACGATACCGGGGCGAGAACATCATCCTCAGCATTGCTGGCAATGTGAACCCCGAAACCTTCAAGTCCCTTGCCGGGGAGAAGCTCAGCGGTGTCGCTTCGGGAGTTGAGGACGAAATCATGCCGCGTCCAAGCGGATCGGCAAACATGAACTACATCGAAAAGGATGTCGAGCAGGTTCATTTTTGCATTGGAACAGACGCCACTTCGGTTTACGATCCTCAGCTTTACACCATGGCTGTACTCGACGGAATACTGGGCGGTGGCATGAGCAGTCGACTTTTCCAAGAGATTCGTGAAAAACGAGGTCTTGCCTACTCCATCGGAAGCTACACACTGAACTACACCGCCGGAGGCGCATACACCGTTTATGGGGGAACAAGCAAGGAAACTTGGCCCCAAGTTCAGGAACTTATACATGCCGAATTCGAGAGCGTCAAGACGAATGGGTTCGACGCTGACGAGGTTGAAAGGTGCAAGCGGCACATCAAAGGCAATATTATTCTCGCCTTAGAAGGCATGTCCTCTCGAATGATGCGCAACAGCCGAAATGAGTTGCTTCATCAACGCGACATTCCGCTGGAAGAGACTATGGCAAAGATCGATTCCGTCACAAATGATGACCTTGTAGAGATTGCCAGAAAGATTTTGAGCGTCGAAAAGATAAGCACGACTGCTATCGGTCCTGCATAA